The following proteins are encoded in a genomic region of Chelmon rostratus isolate fCheRos1 chromosome 3, fCheRos1.pri, whole genome shotgun sequence:
- the snrpb2 gene encoding U2 small nuclear ribonucleoprotein B'' yields MDIRPNHTIYINNINDKVKKEELKRSLYALFSQFGQIIEIVAMKTMKMRGQAFVIFKELAAATNALRQLQGFPFYNKPMRIQYAKTDSEVIAKMKGTYGDKEKKKEKKKKAQETASSLTKKPATGSAAPVHSPAVQVPDNPPNYILFLNNLPEETNEMMLSMLFNQFPGFKEVRLVPGKHDIAFVEFESDTQAGVAKDALQGFRITATCAMKITYAKK; encoded by the exons AGCTGAAGCGTTCGCTCTATGCACTCTTCTCTCAGTTCGGTCAGATAATTGAAATTGTGGCCATGAAGACCATGAAGATGAGGGGACAGGCCTTTGTTATCTTCAAAGAGCTCGCCGCCGCCACCAACGCACTGAGGCAACTCCAGGGTTTCCCTTTCTACAACAAGCCCATG AGGATACAGTATGCAAAGACTGACTCTGAGGTCATTGCCAAGATGAAAGGCACATACGGCgacaaggagaaaaagaaggagaagaaaaagaaagctcaGGAGACGGCATCCAGCCTAACAAAGAAACCAGCAACG GGATCGGCAGCACCTGTGCACTCCCCTGCAGTACAG GTGCCAGACAACCCACCAAACTACATCCTGTTCCTCAATAACCTGCCTGAAGAGACCAATGAGATGATGCTCTCCATGCTTTTCAACCA GTTTCCTGGTTTCAAGGAAGTGCGGCTCGTCCCCGGGAAACACGACATCGCCTTTGTGGAGTTTGAAAGCGACACGCAGGCGGGAGTGGCTAAAGACGCACTGCAGGGCTTCAGGATCACAGCGACCTGCGCCATGAAGATCACATACGCCAAGAAGTAG
- the prokr1a gene encoding prokineticin receptor 1a, producing MADQTNGSLTLTDYFLAGDGVDYEIPLDEIPDTTQGRAFFVATIVIAVVLVGIMLVCGVGNCLFIASLARYKQLRNLTNLLIANLAVSDVLVAAVCCPFLLDYYVVKQLSWDHGLLLCASTNYLRTVSLYVSTNALLAIAVDRYMAILYPLRPRMKHQTAYCVILTVWIVPIFISIPSAYMASETTYPHVEGRTYKTFCAQIWPVDQQVYYRSYFLLVFALEFIGPVTVMAVCYIQISRELWFKDVPGFQTEQIRKRLQRRRRTVVVLILVLVAYVLCWAPYYGYALLRDFYPTLISRDRNSLVAFYIIECIAMSNGVINTLCFMSVRNNNKHLKKTVKFPLRLVALVAGKSMDEGEARTSSLRVTEDAEGARRPNI from the exons ATGGCCGACCAGACCAACGGCAGCTTGACCCTGACGGACTACTTCCTGGCCGGTGACGGTGTGGACTATGAGATCCCTCTGGACGAGATCCCGGACACCACGCAGGGCCGGGCCTTCTTCGTGGCCACCATCGTCATCGCGGTGGTCCTGGTGGGCATCATGTTGGTCTGTGGAGTGGGAAACTGTCTGTTCATTGCCAGCCTCGCCCGCTACAAGCAGCTGCGCAACCTGACCAACCTGCTGATCGCCAACCTGGCCGTGTCAGACGTGCTGGTGGCGGCGGTGTGCTGTCCCTTCCTGCTGGACTACTACGTGGTGAAGCAGCTGTCGTGGGATCACGGCCTGCTGCTCTGCGCCTCCACCAACTACCTCCGCACCGTCTCTCTCTACGTGTCCACCAACGCACTGCTGGCCATCGCCGTGGACAG gtacATGGCTATCCTCTACCCTCTGCGGCCTCGTATGAAGCACCAGACGGCGTACTGTGTCATCCTGACAGTTTGGATTGTCCCCATCTTCATCTCCATCCCCTCTGCCTACATGGCCTCTGAGACAACATACCCACATGTGGAAGGTCGCACCTACAAGACTTTCTGTGCTCAGATCTGGCCTGTGGACCAGCAGGTTTACTACCGCTCCTACTTCCTTCTCGTCTTCGCTCTGGAGTTCATTGGCCCGGTGACCGTCATGGCTGTCTGCTACATCCAGATCTCCAGGGAGCTGTGGTTTAAGGATGTTCCAGGCTTCCAGACGGAGCAGATCCGGAAGAGGCTCCAGAGGCGTCGGAGGACGGTAGTGGTGCTGATTCTGGTACTGGTCGCCTACGTCCTGTGCTGGGCGCCATACTACGGCTATGCcctgctgcgggacttttaccCCACCCTCATATCTAGGGACAGGAACTCCCTGGTGGCCTTCTACATCATCGAGTGCATTGCCATGAGCAACGGGGTCATCAACACCCTCTGCTTTATGAGTGTCcgaaacaacaacaagcacCTGAAGAAGACCGTCAAGTTCCCACTGAGGCTGGTGGCTTTGGTGGCCGGCAAGTCAATGGATGAAGGGGAGGCACGGACCTCCTCCCTCCGAGTGACGGAGGATGCGGAAGGAGCTCGGAGGCCAAACATCTGA
- the aplf gene encoding aprataxin and PNK-like factor isoform X1, producing MSGFDLVPVDGGDPIQLPPGETVLGRGPLLGICDKRVSRLHGLLENLDGQLRLKPTHLNPCFVQSSLTDDPRPLQRDSWHPLHHGDLFSLLPGHFIYKVVAVGGEDRTPRNSQMFEEEELPVSPKSDVESSPRIGQGHGQTPPREEPTPAAPSNQEEADRPNRSLNKRDSAQEVEDERSDVPPSTPKRRVLPAWMMAAVAAPHSSSSSLKEVTKNFPANREIPVQSALKTSKGPAAASTSTKRAAAKQAKASSPEEAELSEEEMPKKRRRKMHNEEEAAAQSKTDVPSKRPTVQLQSESNRSEVSDESDSFIMDVEEEGRRGETSTADINNTTRACAVSQPENGDRKLKNGQQMTKRAESVGSDGSSASKPAPSKRQLCPYGKDCYRKNPVHFQECSHPGDTDYEEEEEEEETEEADLPECPYGTDCYRKNPLHRKEYKHTKKPASTRRTVPKKAPADDEDEDEEFGDDDSFINDDSEDVGDDSDYVPPDSDESGKEDIKRLQREAKTFLKRRK from the exons ATGTCCGGATTCGACCTCGTCCCGGTGGACGGCGGGGATCCCATCCAGCTTCCGCCGGGGGAGACGGTGCTGGGCAGGGGGCCTTTACTGGGA ATCTGTGATAAGAGGGTGTCCAGACTTCATGGGCTGCTGGAGAACCTGGACGGGCAGCTACGTCTCAAACCG ACCCACCTGAACCCCTGCTTTGTTCAGTCGTCCCTGACCGACGACCCTCGACCCCTGCAGAGAGATTCCTGGCACCCTCTTCATCATGGAGACTTGTTCTCTCTGCTGCCGGGGCACTTCATCTACAAGGTGGTGGCGGTGGGCGGAGAAGACCGCACTCCCAG AAACAGTCAGAtgtttgaagaagaagaacttcctgtttctccaaAGTCAGATGTGGAATCGTCTCCTCGTATTGGACAGGGCCACGGCCAGACTCCGCCTCGTGAGGAGCCGACACCAGCGGCTCCGTCAAACCAGGAGGAAGCCGACCGTCCCAACAGAAGCTTAAACAAG AGAGACTCTGCACAAGAGGTGGAGGATGAGAGAAGTGACGTCCCTCCGTCTACTCCCAAGAGAAGAGTTTTACCTGCGTGGATGATGGcggctgtagcagctccacacagctCTTCGTCCAGCCTGAAAG AAGTAACAAAGAATTTTCCTGCTAACAGAGAGATTCCTG tTCAGTCAGCTTTGAAGACAAGTAAAGGACCTGCGGCGGCGTCAACCAGCACGAAACGAGCAGCAGCCAAACAGGCCAAGGCTTCCTCACCTGAGGAGGCGGAGCTCAGCGAGGAGGAAATGccaaagaagaggagaaggaagatgcacaatgaagaagaagcagcagctcagtctaAAACA GATGTTCCCTCAAAGCGGCCCACcgttcagctgcagagtgaatcCAACAGGTCTGAGGTGAGTGACGAGTCCGACAGCTTCATCATGGACgtggaagaggaaggaagacgAGGAGAAACATCTACAGCTGACATAAACAACACGACGCGGGCGTGTGCAGTCAGTCAACCTGAGAATGGGGACAGGAAGTTGAAAAATGGCCAGCAAATGACCAAACGAGCAGAGTCTGTGGGGTCAGACGGTAGCTCTGCGTCCAAACCAGCTCCATCCAAACGGCAACTTTGTCCGTACGGGAAGGACTGCTACAG GAAGAACCCGGTCCATTTCCAGGAGTGCAGTCACCCTGGAGACACGGActacgaggaggaggaggaggaggaggagacggaggaggcagaCCTACCTGAGTGCCCCTACGGCACCGACTGCTACAG GAAGAATCCTCTTCACAGGAaggaatacaaacacacaaagaaaccaG CCTCTACTAGACGCACGGTCCCCAAAAAGGCGCCcgctgatgatgaagatgaggatgaggagttCGGGGACGACGACAGCTTCATTAATGACGACAGCGAGGACGTGGGCGATGACTCAGACTACGTCCCTCCTGACTCGGATGAGAGCGGTAAGGAGGACATCaaaaggctgcagagagaagcaaagacctttctgaagaggaggaagtag
- the aplf gene encoding aprataxin and PNK-like factor isoform X2 yields MSGFDLVPVDGGDPIQLPPGETVLGRGPLLGICDKRVSRLHGLLENLDGQLRLKPTHLNPCFVQSSLTDDPRPLQRDSWHPLHHGDLFSLLPGHFIYKVVAVGGEDRTPRNSQMFEEEELPVSPKSDVESSPRIGQGHGQTPPREEPTPAAPSNQEEADRPNRSLNKRDSAQEVEDERSDVPPSTPKRRVLPAWMMAAVAAPHSSSSSLKVQSALKTSKGPAAASTSTKRAAAKQAKASSPEEAELSEEEMPKKRRRKMHNEEEAAAQSKTDVPSKRPTVQLQSESNRSEVSDESDSFIMDVEEEGRRGETSTADINNTTRACAVSQPENGDRKLKNGQQMTKRAESVGSDGSSASKPAPSKRQLCPYGKDCYRKNPVHFQECSHPGDTDYEEEEEEEETEEADLPECPYGTDCYRKNPLHRKEYKHTKKPASTRRTVPKKAPADDEDEDEEFGDDDSFINDDSEDVGDDSDYVPPDSDESGKEDIKRLQREAKTFLKRRK; encoded by the exons ATGTCCGGATTCGACCTCGTCCCGGTGGACGGCGGGGATCCCATCCAGCTTCCGCCGGGGGAGACGGTGCTGGGCAGGGGGCCTTTACTGGGA ATCTGTGATAAGAGGGTGTCCAGACTTCATGGGCTGCTGGAGAACCTGGACGGGCAGCTACGTCTCAAACCG ACCCACCTGAACCCCTGCTTTGTTCAGTCGTCCCTGACCGACGACCCTCGACCCCTGCAGAGAGATTCCTGGCACCCTCTTCATCATGGAGACTTGTTCTCTCTGCTGCCGGGGCACTTCATCTACAAGGTGGTGGCGGTGGGCGGAGAAGACCGCACTCCCAG AAACAGTCAGAtgtttgaagaagaagaacttcctgtttctccaaAGTCAGATGTGGAATCGTCTCCTCGTATTGGACAGGGCCACGGCCAGACTCCGCCTCGTGAGGAGCCGACACCAGCGGCTCCGTCAAACCAGGAGGAAGCCGACCGTCCCAACAGAAGCTTAAACAAG AGAGACTCTGCACAAGAGGTGGAGGATGAGAGAAGTGACGTCCCTCCGTCTACTCCCAAGAGAAGAGTTTTACCTGCGTGGATGATGGcggctgtagcagctccacacagctCTTCGTCCAGCCTGAAAG tTCAGTCAGCTTTGAAGACAAGTAAAGGACCTGCGGCGGCGTCAACCAGCACGAAACGAGCAGCAGCCAAACAGGCCAAGGCTTCCTCACCTGAGGAGGCGGAGCTCAGCGAGGAGGAAATGccaaagaagaggagaaggaagatgcacaatgaagaagaagcagcagctcagtctaAAACA GATGTTCCCTCAAAGCGGCCCACcgttcagctgcagagtgaatcCAACAGGTCTGAGGTGAGTGACGAGTCCGACAGCTTCATCATGGACgtggaagaggaaggaagacgAGGAGAAACATCTACAGCTGACATAAACAACACGACGCGGGCGTGTGCAGTCAGTCAACCTGAGAATGGGGACAGGAAGTTGAAAAATGGCCAGCAAATGACCAAACGAGCAGAGTCTGTGGGGTCAGACGGTAGCTCTGCGTCCAAACCAGCTCCATCCAAACGGCAACTTTGTCCGTACGGGAAGGACTGCTACAG GAAGAACCCGGTCCATTTCCAGGAGTGCAGTCACCCTGGAGACACGGActacgaggaggaggaggaggaggaggagacggaggaggcagaCCTACCTGAGTGCCCCTACGGCACCGACTGCTACAG GAAGAATCCTCTTCACAGGAaggaatacaaacacacaaagaaaccaG CCTCTACTAGACGCACGGTCCCCAAAAAGGCGCCcgctgatgatgaagatgaggatgaggagttCGGGGACGACGACAGCTTCATTAATGACGACAGCGAGGACGTGGGCGATGACTCAGACTACGTCCCTCCTGACTCGGATGAGAGCGGTAAGGAGGACATCaaaaggctgcagagagaagcaaagacctttctgaagaggaggaagtag
- the LOC121604541 gene encoding F-box only protein 48 codes for MQHDPTRTSPVFFLYGRQPSLLATCDTPPQNFAETLPTEMSVRIFGELDPESLCCASQTCKLWHYIIEESEQLWRRQCLLVRAICQREVDSDRRDGLSWKVTLVRNYTRSCLKRDWLRGRYSHVRSAEELRGRKMTPLDAETWGEILQAELDR; via the exons ATGCAGCATGACCCGACAAGGACCTCGCCTGTGTTCTTCCTCTATGGAAGACAACCCTCCCTGCTAGCCACCTGCGACACCCCCCCTCAAAACTTTGCTGAAACACTGCCAACAGAAATGAGTGTGAGGATCTTTGGTGAATTGGACCCGGAGAGTCTGTGTTGTGCCTCGCAGACCTGCAAGCTGTGGCATTACATCATCGAAGAGAGCgagcagctgtggaggaggcAATGTCTGCTGGTCAGAGCCATCTGTCAGAGGGAGGTTGACAGCGACAGGAGGGACGGCCTGTCCTGGAAG GTCACTCTGGTGAGGAACTACACTCGAAGCTGTTTGAAGAGAGACTGGCTGAGAGGACGTTACAGCCACGTGAGATCAGCGGAGGAGCTGAGGGGCAGGAAAATGACGCCGCTGGATGCTGAGACCTGGGGAGAGATCCTACAGGCCGAGCTGGACAGATGA
- the cnrip1a gene encoding CB1 cannabinoid receptor-interacting protein 1a, which translates to MDDVPPIINISISLRIQPNEGPVFFKVDGTRFGQSRTIKLLTGSKYKIEVVIKPGNVEATNMNIGGIVFPLEQQSRDEESVVYHAQYDTEGVPHTKSGDRQPVQVSMEFNKAGTFETVWQAKYYNYYKREHCQFGNKFSSIEYECKPNETRTLMWINKEAFN; encoded by the exons ATGGACGACGTTCCTCCGATCATCAACATCTCCATCTCCCTGCGCATCCAGCCCAATGAAGGACCTGTGTTTTTCAAGGTGGACGGAACCAGGTTCGGCCAGAGCAGGACCATCAAACTGCTCACGGGCTCCAAATACAAGATCGAGGTGGTGATAAAGCCTGGAAACGTCGAGGCCAC CAACATGAACATCGGAGGCATTGTCTTCCCTCTGGAGCAGCAGTCCAGGGACGAGGAGTCTGTGGTTTATCACGCCCAGTATGACACCGAGGGCGTCCCGCACACCAAGAGCGGAGACCGGCAACCTGTCCAAGTCAGTATGGAG tTCAACAAGGCAGGAACGTTTGAGACGGTCTGGCAGGCGAaatactacaactactacaaGAGGGAGCACTGCCAGTTCGGCAACAAATTCAGCAGCATCGAGTACGAATGCAAGCCCAACGAGACGCGGACCCTCATGTGGATCAACAAGGAGGCGTTCAACTGA